In Candidatus Bathyarchaeota archaeon, one DNA window encodes the following:
- the ilvC gene encoding ketol-acid reductoisomerase: MAPQSSRRLIQSPHRLSIAFIASSSLILQRVPDLADALDGSRCPPALRGRTVAVLGYGNQGRAQSLNMRDSGVDRVIVGSLRDAGWDRAAEDGFPVYPIGEAAERGDVILMLIPDEAQPSVFNSQVRDKLDEGDVLVFAHGYNIHFGFVSPPEFVDVVLVAPRMIGWGLRELYLKGVGAPAYVAVHQDYSGKALDTALALARAIGASKTVMSSFAEETEIDLYMEQALWAVITRLMLLSFEVLVEEGYPPEVVALELYGSGEASEVMKAMAEIGFYKQMSLHSQTSQYGTLSRGPLLIGDEFKEKLKGVLEEIRTGRFAREWALEQMLGYPVFKKLKDRALKHPINKAEEEMRKSLTPGGEP, encoded by the coding sequence ATGGCCCCTCAGTCCTCCAGGCGGCTCATTCAATCACCCCATAGGCTGAGCATAGCTTTTATTGCTTCGTCATCGCTTATTTTACAGAGGGTGCCCGATTTGGCGGATGCACTTGATGGGAGCCGCTGCCCTCCAGCCCTGAGGGGTAGGACGGTAGCCGTGCTGGGATACGGGAACCAGGGTAGGGCTCAGTCCCTCAACATGCGTGACAGCGGCGTGGACAGGGTGATCGTTGGGAGTCTGAGGGATGCCGGCTGGGACAGGGCTGCGGAGGATGGCTTCCCGGTCTATCCCATAGGTGAGGCGGCTGAGAGGGGCGACGTGATCCTCATGCTCATCCCCGATGAGGCTCAGCCCAGCGTCTTCAACTCCCAGGTCAGGGATAAACTGGATGAGGGGGATGTCCTGGTCTTCGCCCATGGATACAACATCCACTTCGGGTTCGTATCTCCCCCCGAGTTCGTGGACGTAGTCCTGGTCGCCCCTAGGATGATCGGCTGGGGTTTAAGGGAGCTCTACCTCAAGGGGGTGGGGGCTCCAGCCTATGTGGCCGTGCACCAGGATTACTCCGGGAAGGCCCTAGACACCGCCCTGGCCTTGGCTAGGGCCATAGGCGCATCAAAGACCGTTATGAGCAGCTTCGCCGAGGAGACCGAGATAGACCTCTACATGGAGCAGGCCCTTTGGGCCGTTATAACCCGGCTGATGCTCCTATCCTTCGAGGTCCTCGTAGAGGAGGGGTATCCCCCGGAGGTCGTGGCCTTGGAGCTCTACGGCTCAGGGGAGGCCTCGGAGGTCATGAAGGCCATGGCTGAGATAGGCTTCTACAAGCAGATGAGCCTCCACTCCCAGACGAGCCAGTATGGAACCCTCTCCAGGGGGCCGCTCCTCATAGGCGACGAATTCAAGGAGAAGCTGAAAGGGGTACTTGAGGAGATCAGGACGGGAAGGTTCGCGAGGGAATGGGCCTTGGAGCAGATGCTGGGCTACCCGGTTTTCAAGAAGCTGAAGGATAGGGCCCTGAAGCATCCGATAAACAAGGCTGAGGAGGAGATGAGGAAGAGCCTTACCCCGGGCGGTGAACCATAG
- a CDS encoding cobalamin-dependent protein (Presence of a B(12) (cobalamin)-binding domain implies dependence on cobalamin itself, in one of its several forms, or in some unusual lineages, dependence on a cobalamin-like analog.), translating to MAEPLRKLTQAVVDLDEAAVRMAAEEAVKAGVDSREAVRALAEGMRIIGEKWQRCEVFMPEVLVAADAFYAGMEVLLPRLADKTGEGVFSGVMVIGTIYGDVHTVGKDVAKAVFAAELNLRVVDLGVEVPSHRFVEAVKEYDADIVGLGTYMSETFFNTPKVIEALERAGLRDRVIVVCGGPAVDMRTAKKFGADGAWSDAWEAVPEIRRMLDELRRRRAAAQPNP from the coding sequence TTGGCGGAGCCTTTGAGGAAGCTCACCCAGGCGGTGGTGGACTTGGATGAGGCTGCCGTGAGGATGGCTGCCGAGGAGGCGGTGAAGGCCGGAGTGGACTCAAGAGAGGCAGTCAGGGCGTTGGCTGAAGGCATGAGGATAATAGGGGAGAAGTGGCAGAGATGCGAAGTGTTCATGCCTGAAGTACTGGTGGCTGCGGATGCCTTCTACGCGGGCATGGAGGTCCTCCTCCCGAGGCTGGCCGATAAAACCGGCGAGGGGGTTTTCTCGGGAGTCATGGTTATAGGAACCATATATGGCGACGTCCACACCGTGGGCAAGGACGTCGCCAAGGCCGTGTTCGCGGCTGAGCTTAACCTCCGCGTCGTAGACTTGGGCGTTGAGGTGCCCTCCCACAGATTCGTGGAGGCGGTTAAGGAGTACGACGCCGACATAGTTGGTTTGGGAACCTACATGAGCGAGACCTTCTTCAACACCCCGAAGGTGATCGAGGCTTTGGAGAGGGCGGGTTTAAGGGATAGGGTGATAGTGGTGTGCGGAGGACCCGCCGTGGACATGCGTACAGCCAAGAAGTTCGGGGCGGACGGCGCCTGGAGCGATGCATGGGAGGCCGTCCCGGAGATCAGGAGGATGCTGGACGAATTGAGAAGGAGGAGGGCAGCCGCGCAGCCCAACCCCTAA
- the sfsA gene encoding DNA/RNA nuclease SfsA: protein MRRYLEGRFLHRRDRFTVWVEVNGRPSLAHLPNPGRLMELLKPGAGVLLSEMKDPRRRTPYELLFIASNGELVSVDSRLPNRIFKEAVKAQSLREFQGWRIALEEPGTRRGRLDFLLRNEANDGECYVEVKSCTLVRDGVALFPDAPTVRGRRHIEELMDVRRMGFEASLVFIVQRRGAELFKANDSLDPKFAEALSRAERNGVKIYAYRAAVTPQGHEVTGRLPTLID from the coding sequence TTGAGGCGATACCTTGAGGGGAGGTTCCTCCATCGGAGGGATCGATTCACGGTCTGGGTCGAGGTTAACGGGAGGCCCTCCCTAGCCCATCTGCCAAATCCAGGCAGGCTCATGGAGCTCCTGAAGCCCGGGGCCGGGGTCCTCCTCTCAGAGATGAAGGATCCTAGGCGGAGAACCCCCTACGAGCTCCTCTTCATAGCCTCGAACGGGGAGCTTGTATCCGTGGATAGCAGGCTGCCGAACAGGATCTTTAAAGAGGCTGTGAAGGCTCAAAGCCTCAGAGAGTTCCAGGGGTGGAGGATAGCCTTAGAGGAGCCTGGAACCCGTAGGGGCCGGCTGGACTTCCTATTGAGGAATGAGGCGAACGATGGGGAATGCTACGTGGAGGTTAAGTCCTGCACTCTGGTCAGGGACGGCGTGGCCCTGTTCCCAGACGCCCCCACCGTGAGAGGGAGGCGGCATATAGAGGAGCTCATGGATGTCCGGAGGATGGGCTTCGAGGCCTCCCTGGTGTTCATAGTCCAGAGGCGGGGCGCTGAGTTGTTCAAGGCGAACGACTCCCTAGACCCCAAGTTCGCCGAAGCCCTAAGCAGGGCAGAGAGGAACGGAGTTAAAATATACGCTTACAGGGCAGCTGTAACCCCTCAGGGACACGAGGTAACCGGGAGGCTCCCCACCCTAATAGACTGA
- a CDS encoding AAA family ATPase gives MAEMVPTGIKGLDEVLEGGFPRGSLILLAGNPGTGKTVFSMEFLVGGVKLGEPGVYVSFAEGHGTLVENLSSHLGVDLADLESKDKLRILDFTAMREDSMSAVLGSILGEVEALEAKRLVIDSFSAMAQAYKEPIDIRVIVHTVLGKIVRQMGCTTIMVEEVPLGKSRIGRGIEEFVADGLIILRMDKLDGRLFRDLEIVKLRGMEPRERSLAFTLKGGLKVLTPLKPIVKPNRLQPIPDPLDKYSTGSRDLDSILGGGIPKDSSTLLEIAGKISTWEYHMLIDPMMANSIAQGRAVLNIPSIGAEAEQILHRISSYGIDEGILHRLMRICEFSRPSPGRSFTFAVEGIDIREDFKVYAGIAEELEESTGKPILAVVGLDTLTAMYGEEACMRILSLGGARMLRGTVVYLIKPGVEGLTEKFSPIMDVHLKLTREHGALILYGVKPRTGLYALETDASKGYPPLSLIPMV, from the coding sequence TTGGCTGAGATGGTGCCGACCGGGATAAAGGGCTTAGACGAGGTTCTGGAAGGAGGGTTTCCCAGAGGTTCCCTGATCCTCCTGGCTGGTAACCCAGGTACCGGTAAAACCGTCTTCTCCATGGAGTTCCTGGTTGGAGGTGTCAAGCTGGGAGAGCCCGGCGTATACGTGAGCTTCGCTGAAGGCCATGGAACCCTCGTAGAGAACCTCTCCAGCCATTTGGGCGTGGACTTGGCAGACCTCGAATCCAAGGATAAGCTTAGGATCCTAGACTTCACAGCCATGAGGGAGGATTCTATGTCCGCCGTACTAGGCAGCATACTAGGAGAAGTTGAAGCCTTGGAGGCTAAACGCCTTGTGATAGACAGCTTCTCAGCCATGGCCCAGGCCTATAAGGAGCCCATAGACATCAGGGTGATCGTCCACACAGTCCTGGGGAAGATAGTGAGGCAGATGGGCTGCACGACCATAATGGTCGAGGAGGTGCCATTAGGCAAATCCAGGATAGGGAGGGGCATAGAGGAGTTCGTAGCCGATGGCCTGATAATCCTCAGGATGGATAAGCTGGACGGCCGCTTATTCAGGGACCTGGAGATCGTCAAGCTCAGGGGGATGGAGCCCAGGGAGAGAAGCCTAGCTTTCACGCTTAAGGGCGGCCTCAAGGTCCTTACACCGTTGAAACCCATCGTTAAGCCTAACCGCCTACAGCCGATCCCTGATCCACTGGATAAGTACTCCACGGGCTCGAGGGATCTAGACTCCATTCTCGGAGGCGGGATACCCAAGGATTCCTCAACGCTCCTAGAAATCGCTGGAAAGATCTCCACCTGGGAGTATCACATGCTCATCGACCCTATGATGGCCAACTCCATAGCCCAGGGGAGGGCTGTCCTCAACATACCATCGATCGGCGCGGAGGCCGAGCAGATCCTGCACAGGATCTCCTCATATGGGATCGACGAGGGCATCCTCCACCGCCTCATGAGGATATGCGAGTTCTCCAGACCCTCCCCTGGAAGATCCTTCACCTTCGCCGTTGAAGGCATAGACATAAGAGAGGACTTCAAGGTATACGCCGGGATCGCTGAGGAGCTGGAGGAGTCCACGGGGAAACCAATCCTGGCCGTGGTGGGGTTAGATACGTTAACAGCCATGTACGGTGAAGAGGCCTGCATGAGGATCCTAAGCCTAGGCGGCGCGAGGATGCTCCGGGGAACCGTGGTATATCTGATCAAGCCGGGCGTTGAAGGCCTAACCGAGAAATTCAGCCCCATAATGGACGTACACTTGAAACTAACCAGAGAGCATGGAGCGCTCATACTCTACGGTGTGAAGCCTAGAACAGGCCTATACGCCCTGGAGACCGATGCCTCAAAGGGTTACCCGCCGCTAAGCCTCATCCCAATGGTATAG
- a CDS encoding DUF4445 domain-containing protein, with product MAALKIRFEDYGVEGEFEEGVTVLEVSRLLGVDLESICGGRGICGKCKVSIISSEGAVPRAAPAEERLLSREELDKGVRLACLLKPKGSLTVRVPLWSRRRTQRLQVEGLDTRAPLKPLVGKVFLELPPASLEDQEPDDDRLLRELEKLGYGTLRISPHALGRLPDSLRVGDWRITAVLYEDEVIDVEPGDTRGMLYGAAVDLGSTKIAYYLVDLATGRPVHVESMVNPQRMYGEDVMTRMTYANRGRREMLRLHRIAVEALNELTRRACKAGRIRLSHIYEMVVVGNTVMHHLLHGFTTRHLSLSPYVQAARRPILVEAGRMGLKINPGGKLYTLPTIRSFVGADNVAVCLSTGIFEAEKPTLILDIGTNTEVDLGSREHGVYATSTPSGPAFEGWATKWGMTASEGAIERVSIDPYTYEVSYRTIGGEPPMGICGSGFIDALAELMKCGLIGPRPGFPADPAAAADTERLRKGERGVEFVLAWRDETGVGEDIVITQEDVNELVKAKAAIHAAITLLLDHVGVGEPQIDRLLLAGAFGSYMDAENAKIIGLIPELSLERIIPIGNAAGTGARIALINRDERTKAEEISRRVRFIELATHPRFVREYVDSMYLPHKDLERYPRTVEVLEKLSGKWRISKER from the coding sequence ATGGCGGCCTTGAAGATAAGGTTTGAAGATTACGGTGTCGAGGGTGAATTTGAGGAGGGGGTGACCGTCCTAGAGGTCTCCAGGCTCCTCGGGGTCGACTTGGAATCCATATGCGGCGGGAGGGGGATATGCGGCAAATGCAAGGTCTCCATCATATCGAGTGAGGGGGCGGTTCCCAGGGCTGCCCCGGCGGAGGAGAGGCTCCTCTCCAGGGAGGAGCTGGATAAGGGGGTTCGATTGGCGTGCCTCCTGAAGCCTAAGGGCAGCCTGACGGTGAGGGTTCCCCTCTGGAGCAGGAGGAGGACCCAGAGGCTCCAAGTGGAGGGGCTGGACACACGGGCACCGCTTAAACCTCTGGTTGGGAAGGTTTTCCTGGAGCTGCCCCCTGCATCCCTCGAGGATCAGGAACCAGACGATGACCGGTTGCTGAGGGAGCTGGAGAAGCTGGGGTACGGGACGCTCAGAATATCCCCTCACGCCCTGGGTAGGCTGCCGGACTCCCTGAGGGTCGGCGATTGGAGGATTACAGCCGTGCTCTACGAGGATGAGGTCATCGACGTGGAGCCTGGGGATACCAGGGGGATGCTCTACGGCGCCGCCGTGGACCTCGGGAGCACAAAGATAGCCTATTACCTCGTGGATCTAGCCACTGGGAGGCCGGTCCACGTCGAATCCATGGTGAATCCCCAGAGGATGTATGGGGAAGACGTTATGACGCGTATGACCTATGCGAATAGGGGTAGGCGGGAGATGCTCAGGCTCCACAGGATCGCCGTGGAGGCCCTGAACGAGCTGACCAGGCGGGCCTGTAAAGCTGGGAGGATAAGGTTGAGCCATATCTACGAAATGGTCGTCGTAGGCAACACCGTCATGCACCACCTCCTCCACGGGTTCACCACGAGACACCTCTCCCTGAGCCCCTACGTCCAGGCGGCTAGGAGGCCGATCCTCGTGGAGGCTGGGAGGATGGGCTTAAAGATCAACCCCGGCGGGAAGCTCTACACGCTCCCCACTATAAGGAGCTTCGTCGGAGCCGATAATGTGGCGGTATGCCTCTCAACGGGGATCTTCGAGGCGGAGAAGCCGACCCTCATCCTGGATATCGGAACCAACACGGAGGTAGACCTCGGATCCCGGGAGCACGGCGTATACGCCACGAGCACGCCCTCAGGCCCCGCCTTCGAGGGCTGGGCCACGAAATGGGGCATGACCGCCTCTGAAGGTGCGATAGAGAGGGTCTCGATAGACCCGTACACCTACGAGGTATCCTATAGGACCATAGGCGGCGAACCCCCCATGGGGATATGCGGCTCAGGCTTCATAGACGCGCTGGCTGAGCTCATGAAATGCGGTTTGATAGGGCCTAGACCAGGCTTCCCAGCGGATCCAGCCGCGGCCGCGGACACGGAGAGGCTCAGGAAGGGGGAGAGGGGGGTGGAGTTCGTCCTAGCCTGGAGGGATGAGACAGGGGTAGGCGAGGACATAGTGATAACCCAGGAAGATGTGAATGAGCTGGTGAAGGCCAAGGCGGCGATCCACGCCGCCATCACACTCCTCCTAGACCACGTGGGGGTAGGGGAACCCCAGATAGACAGGCTGCTACTGGCCGGGGCCTTCGGCTCATACATGGATGCTGAGAACGCCAAGATCATAGGGCTGATCCCCGAACTCAGCCTGGAGAGGATAATACCCATAGGAAACGCGGCTGGTACAGGGGCGAGGATCGCCCTCATAAACAGGGATGAGAGGACGAAGGCGGAGGAGATATCCAGGAGGGTAAGGTTCATCGAGCTAGCTACGCATCCCAGATTCGTGAGGGAGTATGTGGACAGCATGTATCTGCCCCATAAAGACTTGGAGAGGTATCCTAGGACCGTGGAGGTCCTGGAGAAGCTATCGGGGAAGTGGAGGATAAGTAAGGAAAGATGA
- the thrC gene encoding threonine synthase: MGCMVCRSCGGEYPLWDRVWRCSCGGLLDLEFEAEFPLDKIRVRGPSMWRYREAIPIIHDSDIVSFHEGFTPLLRVGLEDGTVLVKGDHLFPTGSFKDRGASVLISKAKELRVKRVVEDSSGNAGCSIAAYSARAGIPCEVFVPWDASPIKLAQISSYGAKLVRVPGSREDAASAAMEAAGNDYYAGHSWNPFFLHGVKTFAFEVCEQLGWSSPDSVILPVGNGTLLLGAYIGFRDLLEAGVIHEMPRIIGVQSVNCAPLYEAFKKGSARIPEVRAGATIAEGIAVAKPPRGSQVMEAVKASKGEFIAVEDSKIKESLREIAEKGFYIEPTSAAAIAGVKKYLEEEAPDEVIVSTFTGHGLKATDKILEILGEKTKPERNDF, encoded by the coding sequence ATGGGCTGCATGGTTTGCAGGAGCTGCGGAGGCGAGTATCCCCTGTGGGATAGGGTTTGGAGGTGCAGCTGCGGGGGCCTCCTAGACTTGGAGTTCGAGGCAGAGTTCCCGTTGGATAAGATCAGGGTGAGGGGGCCCTCCATGTGGAGGTACCGGGAGGCGATCCCCATTATCCACGACTCGGACATCGTATCCTTCCATGAGGGGTTCACGCCCCTGCTCAGGGTGGGCCTCGAGGATGGAACCGTGCTGGTCAAAGGGGACCATCTCTTCCCTACGGGCTCCTTCAAGGACAGAGGTGCCTCCGTCCTGATAAGCAAGGCGAAGGAGCTAAGGGTTAAAAGGGTCGTAGAGGATTCGTCCGGAAACGCCGGATGCTCCATCGCAGCATATTCCGCTAGGGCGGGCATCCCCTGCGAGGTCTTCGTACCATGGGATGCATCGCCGATCAAGCTCGCCCAGATAAGCTCCTACGGGGCCAAACTCGTGAGGGTTCCAGGCTCCAGGGAGGATGCCGCATCCGCCGCCATGGAAGCAGCCGGGAACGACTATTACGCAGGCCACTCCTGGAACCCCTTCTTCCTCCACGGAGTTAAAACCTTCGCCTTCGAGGTGTGCGAGCAGCTCGGTTGGAGCAGCCCCGACTCGGTCATCCTACCCGTTGGGAACGGAACCCTGCTCCTGGGAGCCTACATAGGGTTCAGGGACCTCCTGGAGGCGGGCGTAATCCATGAGATGCCTAGGATCATAGGGGTTCAATCCGTGAACTGCGCCCCGCTATATGAGGCATTCAAGAAAGGGTCAGCTCGAATTCCAGAGGTGAGGGCTGGGGCCACCATCGCAGAGGGCATCGCCGTGGCCAAGCCCCCGAGGGGAAGCCAGGTCATGGAGGCCGTCAAGGCCTCCAAGGGCGAGTTCATCGCCGTGGAGGATTCCAAGATAAAGGAGTCGCTGAGGGAGATAGCCGAGAAAGGATTCTACATAGAACCCACATCGGCCGCTGCTATCGCAGGGGTGAAGAAGTACTTGGAGGAGGAAGCTCCCGACGAGGTTATAGTTTCAACGTTCACAGGCCACGGCTTAAAGGCTACGGATAAAATACTGGAGATACTGGGCGAGAAAACGAAGCCCGAGAGAAACGATTTCTGA
- a CDS encoding OsmC family protein: MTLSELFAGALGACIGVYIAGFCRRHGVSTDGPRIRVSWRIREGPKRISEMETGILIPGLDEDYRRTVSKVSESCLVHRTVRNPQQIKP, translated from the coding sequence ATGACCCTCTCCGAACTCTTCGCAGGCGCCCTAGGCGCCTGCATAGGAGTGTATATAGCTGGTTTCTGCAGGAGACACGGCGTTTCAACGGACGGCCCGAGGATCAGGGTTTCATGGCGGATCCGCGAGGGCCCTAAGAGGATCAGCGAGATGGAGACCGGGATCCTGATCCCCGGCCTGGACGAGGATTATAGGAGAACCGTATCGAAGGTTTCAGAGTCATGCCTGGTCCACAGGACGGTCCGAAACCCGCAGCAGATAAAGCCTTGA
- a CDS encoding O-acetyl-ADP-ribose deacetylase, whose translation MEARIGGALIRIVQGDITEQDVDAIVNAANPSLMGGGGVDGAIHRRGGPAILEECKRIRRSRYPRGLPTGEAVITTGGQLKARHVIHTVGPIWRGGGAGEAELLAKAYRSSLRLAVENGLHSVAFPSISTGAYGYPVEEASRIALEAIKEFLEREDKLKEVRLVLYTREVYEAFKEEFRRVFKTGSAAEYSEGEL comes from the coding sequence TTGGAGGCCAGGATAGGCGGGGCCTTAATCAGGATAGTACAAGGAGACATAACCGAACAGGATGTGGACGCCATAGTCAACGCGGCCAACCCCAGCTTAATGGGTGGGGGAGGCGTCGACGGGGCGATCCATAGGAGGGGCGGCCCCGCGATCCTTGAGGAGTGTAAGAGGATACGCAGGTCGCGGTATCCCCGGGGCCTCCCGACGGGGGAGGCGGTTATAACCACCGGCGGCCAGCTTAAGGCTAGACACGTCATCCACACGGTGGGCCCCATATGGCGTGGGGGTGGAGCTGGGGAGGCTGAGCTGCTGGCGAAGGCCTACAGAAGCTCCCTGCGCCTGGCCGTGGAGAACGGCCTACATAGCGTAGCGTTTCCATCCATAAGCACCGGGGCCTACGGCTACCCTGTCGAGGAGGCCAGCAGGATAGCCCTCGAAGCCATCAAGGAGTTCCTGGAGAGAGAAGACAAGCTTAAGGAGGTTAGGCTGGTCCTATATACAAGGGAGGTATACGAGGCCTTCAAAGAGGAGTTCAGGAGGGTCTTCAAAACCGGGTCGGCAGCAGAGTATTCTGAGGGAGAACTCTAA
- a CDS encoding MBL fold metallo-hydrolase, translated as MALDFKGLRVSWLGHAGFRIEGSRTIYIDPFRIAGVGEADLILITHDHFDHCSPEDLRKIVSGKTVIVATPECLGQLGGLKVREVKTVRPGDELQVDGVHVKAIPAYNLDKYRAPGRVFHPRDEMKVGYIVALDGVRIYHAGDTDHIPEMAGIQVDLALLPVSGTYVMTADEAAQATRTIKAEAAIPMHYGSIVGDEGDAERFRKLASCRVEILKKEA; from the coding sequence TTGGCCCTGGATTTTAAGGGTCTTAGGGTTTCATGGCTCGGCCATGCGGGCTTCAGGATAGAGGGTTCAAGGACCATATATATAGACCCATTTAGGATAGCTGGGGTCGGCGAGGCCGATCTAATCCTGATAACCCACGACCACTTCGACCATTGCAGCCCCGAGGACTTGAGGAAGATAGTCTCAGGGAAGACGGTGATCGTAGCCACGCCTGAATGTCTAGGCCAGCTTGGGGGATTGAAGGTTAGGGAGGTCAAGACGGTCAGGCCTGGGGATGAGCTCCAAGTGGACGGGGTTCACGTGAAGGCCATACCGGCTTATAACCTGGATAAGTATAGGGCTCCCGGAAGGGTCTTCCATCCAAGGGATGAGATGAAGGTAGGATATATAGTGGCGTTGGACGGCGTCCGGATATACCACGCTGGGGACACCGACCATATCCCCGAGATGGCTGGGATCCAGGTGGATCTGGCCCTGCTCCCAGTGAGTGGAACCTACGTTATGACGGCGGATGAGGCCGCTCAGGCGACTAGAACCATAAAAGCCGAGGCAGCTATACCCATGCACTACGGCTCCATCGTAGGGGATGAGGGGGACGCCGAAAGGTTTAGGAAGTTAGCCTCATGCAGAGTTGAGATCCTGAAGAAGGAAGCATAG
- a CDS encoding DUF402 domain-containing protein: protein MGGISVRGIYATALTRLLMDGGFKIARPSLKVASRLGLKPNLEAADILIVDKEDHQGVKITGEASEMDGVVEYLRKSLPDAVVREHHGLPLGDLSSGGRFRLTTGYLSFEVELPGASKLLLDDIRNLVKPTLIGHHQLKIVDSRRVEAAEALLDGSDEARRRISREVKGELVYGRLPPGSEVRFEHVKLDGRILDLRPGRIVQSGAGALKVERRGFKPGGFYDGVRVPRMEGDYALTEVREGAWFIKHSYYGREGELKCEYYNVSTPVELYPDRVRYVDLEVDVVREAGGRLRIIDVEELDLMVSEGYLSGELAAKARRTAEDIARRKADLEG from the coding sequence ATGGGAGGTATCTCCGTCAGGGGGATCTACGCCACCGCGCTCACGAGGCTCCTCATGGACGGCGGCTTCAAGATAGCCCGGCCTTCCCTGAAGGTGGCTTCCAGGCTGGGTTTGAAGCCTAACCTTGAAGCCGCCGACATCCTCATCGTAGATAAGGAGGATCATCAAGGTGTGAAGATCACGGGTGAAGCCTCCGAGATGGATGGAGTAGTGGAATATTTGAGGAAGAGCTTGCCCGACGCGGTCGTGAGGGAGCATCATGGGCTCCCCCTGGGAGATCTGAGTTCGGGGGGGAGGTTCAGATTGACCACGGGCTACCTCTCCTTCGAGGTGGAGCTCCCCGGGGCCTCCAAGCTCCTCCTCGACGATATCAGGAACCTCGTCAAGCCCACCCTGATCGGGCACCACCAGCTGAAGATAGTAGATTCCAGAAGGGTCGAGGCGGCTGAGGCCCTCCTGGATGGATCCGATGAGGCGAGGCGGAGGATCAGCCGAGAGGTCAAGGGGGAGCTCGTCTACGGGAGGCTGCCCCCAGGCTCCGAGGTTAGGTTTGAGCATGTGAAACTGGATGGACGCATCCTAGATCTCCGCCCGGGCAGGATAGTCCAATCCGGAGCTGGAGCCCTAAAAGTTGAGAGGAGAGGTTTTAAGCCTGGAGGCTTCTACGATGGGGTCAGGGTTCCCAGGATGGAGGGGGACTACGCCCTCACGGAGGTCAGGGAAGGCGCATGGTTCATTAAACACTCCTACTACGGCCGCGAAGGAGAGTTGAAATGCGAATACTATAATGTGAGCACTCCTGTGGAGCTTTATCCCGACAGGGTGAGATACGTGGATCTAGAGGTGGACGTGGTCAGGGAGGCCGGTGGAAGGCTGAGGATAATAGACGTGGAGGAGCTGGATCTAATGGTCTCCGAGGGATACTTATCAGGGGAGTTGGCCGCGAAGGCTAGGAGGACCGCTGAGGATATAGCCAGGAGGAAAGCCGACCTGGAAGGATAA